A stretch of Cupriavidus necator DNA encodes these proteins:
- a CDS encoding cupin domain-containing protein, whose amino-acid sequence MKAQHLLLPFLAATVMAFPVAAAAHGTGDTVKENFSRAIPNIPGKSLIALEVDYAPGASSLPHYHAKSAFIYAYVVSGSIASKVDDGPERVYKAGESFHEEPGSHHAVSRNASKSKPAKLLAVFIVDSGEKDLTTYERSAK is encoded by the coding sequence ATGAAAGCCCAACACCTTCTTTTGCCCTTTCTCGCCGCCACCGTGATGGCATTTCCCGTCGCCGCAGCCGCACATGGAACCGGTGACACGGTCAAGGAGAACTTCTCCCGGGCCATCCCCAACATACCCGGTAAGTCACTTATCGCGCTGGAAGTGGATTACGCACCCGGCGCCTCGTCCTTGCCTCACTACCACGCCAAGTCGGCATTCATCTATGCCTATGTCGTCTCGGGCAGCATCGCCAGCAAGGTCGATGACGGGCCGGAACGGGTCTACAAGGCGGGCGAGAGCTTCCATGAAGAGCCGGGCTCGCACCATGCCGTCAGCCGCAACGCGAGCAAGTCAAAGCCCGCCAAGCTGCTGGCCGTGTTTATCGTGGACAGCGGCGAAAAGGACCTGACCACTTACGAAAGGAGCGCGAAATGA
- a CDS encoding carboxymuconolactone decarboxylase family protein, producing MRLDYTKAAPGGVKAFGSVYGYVMQSGLDDVLVELVYLRVSQINGCAYCLDMHTRDLVKRGVSVGKLALVQVWHEAGALFSDREKAALAWAETVTRVSETHVPDDAFGAASAVFSEKELADLTMAISLMNAFNRLAISFRRAPQVEGQGDA from the coding sequence ATGAGACTGGACTACACAAAGGCCGCCCCGGGTGGCGTGAAGGCATTCGGCAGTGTCTACGGCTACGTCATGCAGTCCGGACTCGATGATGTCCTGGTGGAGCTGGTCTACCTGCGTGTCAGCCAGATCAACGGCTGCGCCTACTGCCTTGACATGCACACGCGAGACCTGGTGAAGAGGGGCGTGTCGGTCGGCAAGCTCGCGCTCGTGCAGGTCTGGCACGAAGCGGGCGCCCTCTTCAGTGACCGCGAGAAGGCCGCACTGGCGTGGGCCGAGACCGTGACCCGCGTTTCCGAGACACATGTCCCGGACGACGCATTTGGAGCGGCCTCTGCCGTCTTCAGTGAAAAGGAACTCGCTGACCTGACCATGGCGATCAGTCTGATGAATGCATTCAACCGCCTCGCCATCAGCTTCCGCCGTGCGCCGCAAGTCGAGGGCCAGGGCGACGCATGA
- a CDS encoding ferritin has protein sequence MLYPELFKSLEAVRWHMDKDIPWDTFDASLLTDDQAKTIRMNAITEWSALPATEMFLRDNRHDSDFSAFMSIWFFEEQKHSLVLMEYLHRFRPDLVPTEEELHAVRFEFDPAPPLETLMLHFCGEIRLNHWYRRAAEWHSEPVIKHIYRTLSQDEARHGGAYLRYMKKYLAQFGDTARAAFAKIGVLMASARRTEKPLHPTSLHVNKALFPNDTVQSRLPDPDWLGKWLDEQIRFDEGWEKKVIERILHNMSLLFERTFESVQDLNRYRRELGKPQQDARDAAFPH, from the coding sequence ATGCTCTACCCCGAACTGTTCAAATCGTTGGAAGCGGTCCGCTGGCACATGGACAAGGACATCCCCTGGGACACCTTCGACGCCAGCCTGCTGACAGACGACCAGGCCAAGACCATCCGCATGAACGCGATCACGGAATGGTCGGCCCTGCCCGCCACCGAGATGTTCCTGCGCGACAACCGCCACGATTCCGACTTTTCGGCGTTCATGAGCATCTGGTTCTTCGAGGAGCAGAAGCACTCGCTGGTGCTGATGGAGTACCTGCACCGTTTCCGCCCGGACCTGGTGCCGACCGAGGAAGAGCTGCATGCGGTGCGCTTCGAATTCGACCCGGCGCCGCCGCTGGAAACGCTGATGCTGCATTTTTGCGGCGAGATCCGCCTGAACCACTGGTACCGCCGTGCCGCCGAATGGCACTCGGAACCGGTGATCAAGCATATCTACCGTACCCTGTCGCAGGACGAAGCCCGCCACGGCGGCGCCTACCTGCGCTACATGAAGAAATACCTGGCCCAGTTCGGCGACACCGCGCGCGCCGCGTTTGCCAAGATCGGCGTGTTGATGGCATCGGCGCGGCGCACCGAAAAACCGCTGCACCCGACCAGCCTGCACGTCAACAAGGCGCTGTTCCCCAACGACACCGTGCAGTCGCGCCTGCCCGACCCGGACTGGCTGGGAAAATGGCTGGACGAGCAGATCCGCTTCGACGAAGGCTGGGAGAAGAAGGTCATCGAACGGATCCTGCACAATATGTCGCTGCTGTTCGAGCGCACCTTTGAAAGCGTGCAGGACCTGAACCGCTACCGCAGGGAGCTGGGGAAGCCGCAACAGGACGCGCGCGATGCTGCATTTCCCCACTAG
- a CDS encoding MFS transporter, which produces MDKRLIVLASGMFAIGTDSFVVAGVLSQVSASLGVSVALAGQMVTLYAISYALLSPVIAAAAANWPRKRLLLTGLAVFVVGNVVTAVAPNIELVLASRLIAGLGAAMFSPTATATGASLVPPEQRGRALAIVIGGLSSATALGAPLGTFIGGALDWRATMWFVAAVGTLAGLGVAWRLPEIPTPPAISLSRRLAPLADTRVLLTLLTTWMIYAGLFLVYTYIGLSFDRATGGDPLVLAALLLLWGVAATVGNLAAGGLTDRYGSRRIINAAIAVLVIDFALLPLTSASLVTAVPALIVWGVCGWGVLVPQQHRLISITPAASPLLLGLNSAAIYVGVSMSGVIGGAAIASFDRHALGLVGAVFLAVALFVAEWARQRIARPQAGPAGVVAATPGSAN; this is translated from the coding sequence ATGGATAAACGTCTGATCGTTCTGGCCAGCGGCATGTTCGCGATTGGCACGGACAGCTTCGTGGTGGCTGGCGTGCTGTCGCAGGTTTCGGCTTCGCTTGGCGTATCGGTGGCGCTGGCCGGCCAGATGGTGACGCTGTACGCGATCAGCTATGCGCTGCTGTCACCGGTCATCGCTGCGGCGGCAGCGAACTGGCCACGCAAGCGGTTGCTGCTCACGGGGCTTGCGGTGTTCGTGGTGGGTAACGTGGTGACCGCTGTGGCGCCGAATATCGAGCTCGTGCTGGCCAGCCGGCTCATCGCGGGCCTTGGCGCCGCCATGTTCAGCCCGACCGCGACGGCCACTGGCGCGTCGCTGGTGCCGCCGGAGCAGCGCGGGCGCGCGCTGGCCATCGTGATCGGCGGTCTGTCCAGTGCAACGGCGCTGGGTGCGCCGCTGGGCACCTTCATCGGCGGCGCGCTGGACTGGCGCGCGACGATGTGGTTCGTGGCCGCCGTCGGCACGCTGGCCGGGCTGGGCGTAGCGTGGCGCCTGCCGGAGATCCCGACGCCGCCGGCCATCAGCCTGTCGCGCCGCCTTGCACCGCTGGCGGACACTCGCGTGCTGTTGACGCTGCTGACGACCTGGATGATCTATGCGGGCCTCTTCCTCGTCTACACCTACATCGGCCTGAGCTTCGACCGTGCCACTGGCGGTGACCCGCTCGTGCTGGCGGCCTTGCTGCTGCTGTGGGGCGTGGCGGCCACCGTCGGCAATCTTGCCGCGGGCGGCCTGACCGACCGCTACGGCAGCCGCCGCATCATCAACGCGGCCATCGCCGTGCTGGTCATCGACTTCGCCCTGTTGCCGCTGACGTCGGCATCGCTGGTGACCGCGGTCCCCGCGCTGATCGTCTGGGGCGTGTGCGGCTGGGGCGTGCTGGTCCCGCAGCAGCACCGGCTTATCAGCATCACGCCGGCTGCCTCGCCGCTGCTGTTGGGGCTGAACTCGGCGGCGATCTACGTTGGCGTATCGATGTCAGGCGTCATCGGCGGCGCGGCTATCGCCTCGTTCGACCGTCATGCCCTTGGTCTCGTGGGTGCGGTCTTTCTGGCGGTGGCACTGTTTGTCGCCGAATGGGCGCGGCAGCGGATCGCGCGGCCGCAAGCGGGACCGGCCGGCGTGGTCGCCGCCACACCCGGTTCGGCCAACTGA
- a CDS encoding winged helix-turn-helix transcriptional regulator: MHRKTFTGMNCSVAGALEQVGEWWSLLIVRECMMGTTRFDDFQQRLGIARNVLATRLNTLIEHGVLAKVIAEGAERRTEYRLTEKGEALYPVIAGLMQWGDKWCTQRTPIRLVEDSTGEPVEPVALRVGPRTLGLRDVRLEPGDGATERTAEIIDARNKSILGK, translated from the coding sequence ATGCACCGCAAGACTTTCACAGGGATGAACTGCTCCGTGGCTGGCGCGCTGGAGCAGGTCGGCGAATGGTGGAGCCTGCTCATCGTGCGAGAGTGCATGATGGGCACTACGCGCTTTGACGACTTCCAGCAGCGCCTGGGTATCGCTCGAAATGTGCTCGCCACGCGGCTGAACACCCTAATTGAGCACGGGGTGCTGGCGAAGGTGATCGCCGAGGGCGCGGAACGGCGCACCGAGTACCGGCTGACGGAAAAGGGCGAGGCGCTCTATCCTGTCATCGCGGGGTTGATGCAATGGGGCGATAAATGGTGCACCCAACGCACGCCCATCCGCCTCGTCGAGGACAGCACCGGCGAACCGGTCGAACCGGTCGCATTGCGCGTGGGTCCCCGCACGCTGGGCTTGCGCGACGTCCGCCTGGAACCCGGCGACGGCGCGACCGAGCGAACGGCTGAGATCATCGACGCCCGCAACAAGTCCATTCTCGGCAAGTAA
- a CDS encoding cupin domain-containing protein, which translates to MQVRVDFDPGAFAPKHSHPGEEIAHVLKGTLEYQLGDQKPVTLKAGDSLFIPAGTPHSARNVGSGEASELASYIVTKGAPLVVPGK; encoded by the coding sequence ATTCAGGTCCGCGTCGACTTTGATCCGGGCGCCTTCGCGCCGAAGCACTCGCACCCCGGCGAAGAGATCGCCCACGTGCTGAAGGGAACCCTTGAGTACCAGCTTGGCGACCAGAAGCCGGTCACGCTGAAGGCGGGGGATTCGCTTTTCATTCCGGCAGGCACGCCGCATTCGGCCAGGAATGTTGGAAGCGGCGAGGCTTCGGAACTCGCGTCTTATATCGTCACGAAGGGCGCCCCTCTCGTGGTGCCGGGCAAGTAG